From the Girardinichthys multiradiatus isolate DD_20200921_A chromosome 22, DD_fGirMul_XY1, whole genome shotgun sequence genome, one window contains:
- the ndnfl gene encoding protein NDNF produces the protein MALSWCLCATVMLVWGSLLPQVHSVLALENEVPLRPATWLPEGKITSVTLPKGRTRRLYFTLKKKTSAMLVTVSPCTLPIEWSLAARTLKDKPLKNLQWITKKSTPEVWWRGPGTEEKIHSFTGDTADTYNGPPHPHASVYILRLRSKQQTSRATVFLHEGPGPLGIFPLMPADPQVQTLGVGMTSVTLSWVPSASITSLPKAKNSYDYCVLINSLQNYPSLCAAKERKQREKDQNQGKKEKKRQATPWPILKDWWWEQWDSYPEIPSLPSSLGEDFNDLQCACQGTENVCTVSELLPDTSYYFDVFVIDKVNRTSAAYKGAFARTHEEARAAVVPLREGELRWVSFQDSGSNSQQLFSFHPRGWKQSGLLTLQSCGGGEKIKVTVSSKGQVLNSQGVGTDLIHIWLQGSPSYLIHFQQEGTTTSQVSSLTDAARLESLKASVKMQVSSAFHRRGVPSLPSTLQIKSFNRLRGCNSVTLAWMGTEERSLYCVYRRKLSSFDEEAGGASALNAPCLGPESRSDTERVLCKYFQELNPRRAVTTAVIGGLEPGMAYVFDVYLMRRWGIPIKYVSKMLKTRKEC, from the exons ATGGCACTCTCCTGGTGTCTCTGCGCAACTGTGATGCTGGTTTGGGGCTCTTTGTTGCCCCAGGTTCACTCGGTGCTGGCACTGGAGAATGAGGTGCCACTTCGCCCAGCTACATGGTTACCAGAAGGAAAGATCACCTCAGTAACTCTTCCTAAAGGGCGAACTCGAAG GTTATATTTCACGCTGAAGAAGAAGACCTCTGCGATGTTGGTGACTGTGAGCCCCTGTACCCTCCCCATTGAATGGAGTCTGGCCGCTCGGACCCTGAAGGACAAACCGCTCAAAAACCTGCAAT GGATCACCAAGAAAAGCACGCCTGAGGTGTGGTGGCGAGGTCCTGGCACagaagagaaaatccacagCTTCACCGGTGATACAGCAGACACCTACAATGGCCCTCCCCACCCCCATGCTTCTGTCTACATCCTGAGGCTGCGttcaaaacagcaaacatctAGAGCTACAGTGTTCCTCCATGAAGGTCCAGGGCCCTTAGGCATCTTCCCTCTAATGCCAGCTGACCCGCAAGTTCAGACATTAGGTGTCGGTATGACCAGTGTCACCCTCAGCTGGGTGCCCAGTGCCTCCATAACAAGCCTCCCAAAGGCAAAAAACAGTTACGATTACTGCGTCCTCATTAACTCTCTGCAAAACTACCCCAGCCTTTGTGCAGCGAAAGAAAGGAAGCAAAGAGAGAAAGATCAGAATCAAGGCAAGAAGGAGAAAAAGAGACAAGCGACACCATGGCCAATTTTAAAAGATTGGTGGTGGGAGCAGTGGGACAGTTATCCTGAAATCCCAAGTCTGCCCTCCTCTCTTGGAGAAGATTTCAATGATCTTCAGTGCGCGTGTCAGGGGACAGAGAACGTTTGCACTGTCTCTGAGCTGCTGCCTGACACTTCATACtactttgatgtttttgtgaTAGATAAGGTGAATAGGACCAGTGCAGCATACAAGGGGGCATTTGCGAGGACGCATGAGGAAGCTCGAGCTGCAGTCGTACCTCTAAGAGAAGGAGAGCTAAGGTGGGTGTCCTTTCAGGACTCGGGCTCAAACTCGCAGCAGCTCTTCAGTTTCCATCCTAGGGGATGGAAGCAAAGTGGCCTCCTCACCTTGCAAAGCTGTGGTGGAGGTGAAAAGATAAAGGTAACTGTGTCTAGTAAGGGACAGGTTTTGAACTCTCAGGGAGTGGGAACCGATTTAATCCACATTTGGCTTCAAGGAAGTCCTTCCTATCTTATCCACTTTCAACAAGAAGGAACTACCACTAGCCAGGTAAGTTCGCTTACAGATGCAGCTCGACTAGAAAGTTTGAAAGCTTCAGTCAAAATGCAAGTTTCATCAGCTTTCCACCGCAGAGGGGTCCCATCTCTGCCCTCGACCTTGCAGATAAAATCTTTCAACCGGCTGCGTGGTTGCAACAGTGTCACCCTGGCCTGGATGGGAACAGAGGAAAGAAGCCTGTACTGTGTGTACCGCAGAAAGCTGAGTAGCTTTGATGAAGAGGCTGGGGGAGCATCAGCTCTGAATGCGCCCTGTCTGGGCCCAGAGTCTCGCTCTGACACTGAAAGGGTTCTCTGCAAGTATTTCCAAGAGCTGAATCCTCGACGGGCCGTAACTACAGCTGTGATCGGGGGCCTGGAGCCAGGAATGGCCTATGTGTTTGATGTCTATCTAATGAGACGCTGGGGGATCCCCATCAAGTATGTCAGCAAGATGTTAAAGACCAGAAAGGAATGCTGA